The following coding sequences are from one Ornithodoros turicata isolate Travis chromosome 1, ASM3712646v1, whole genome shotgun sequence window:
- the LOC135398186 gene encoding pyruvate dehydrogenase [acetyl-transferring]-phosphatase 1, mitochondrial-like: MAPTLAIQPMHLCMLLRFQAHFLSRKTRTISQYIRRYSDFYGAPKLGPPEVSRILRANEHGLDVQARSLRAFETNQLPSNNPMEDRLVIARCLLTTGHLFGVFDGHGGHMLSELLSHRLFDYIALSILPPHILKQYVAKNEKTHLVKMLQVETYLESTEREIHFESLSMFAKDLLTSAGGHFSMQDALQRAFLRLDNDVSREVLENKLPDSLVYAVTGSCACVAHVDGTHLHIASTGDCKAVLGILGDDDSWRATSLSFEHNADNLSELRRVLSEHPTSEGNSVVKQDRLLGNLAPFRAFGDFNYKWKGSVIKEKLIPIFGPLVLAGNYNTPPYLTAKPEVTHHHLTPRDKFLVVASDGLWEQLQPHKVVKLVGQHTSGKQTLDLLRLPRPRIRLGDVYDILLMRQKGMEQKPIDTNAATHLIRNALGRTERGIEHSKLAAMLSLPQQVVRSFRDDISIAVIYFDSEFLRLSPAS, translated from the exons ATGGCACCGACCTTGGCAATACAGCCGATGCACCTCTGCATGCTCTTGAGATTTCAAGCGCATTTCTTAAGCAGAAAAACCAGAACTATCTCACAGTACATCCGCAGGTACAGTGACTTTTACGGAGCTCCAAAGCTGGGCCCGCCCGAG GTATCAAGGATACTACGTGCCAACGAACATGGCTTAGACGTTCAAGCAAGGTCTCTCCGTGCTTTCGAGACAAACCAACTTCCTTCGAACAATCCTATGGAGGACCGTCTAGTGATTGCTCGATGCCTCCTGACGACAGGACACTTATTTGGTGTGTTTGATGGTCATGGTGGTCACATGCTCTCTGAACTCCTCAGCCATCGCTTGTTTGACTATATCGCATTGTCTATACTACCTCCACATATTCTGAAACAGTACGTGGCTAAAAATGAAAAGACACATCTTGTCAAAATGCTACAGGTGGAAACATACTTGGAAAGTACTGAAAGGGAGATTCATTTTGAAAGCCTCAGCATGTTTGCAAAGGATCTTCTGACTTCGGCAGGTGGACATTTCTCCATGCAAGATGCTTTACAAAGGGCGTTTCTTAGGCTCGACAATGATGTTTCAAGAGAGGTGCTTGAAAACAAGCTTCCAGATTCACTCGTTTATGCTGTTACTGGATCCTGTGCATGTGTTGCACATGTTGATGGCACCCATTTACACATTGCATCAACTGGCGACTGTAAGGCTGTTCTTGGAATACTCGGTGATGATGATTCATGGCGAGCAACATCACTGAGCTTTGAACATAATGCAGACAACCTAAGTGAATTGAGAAGAGTTCTATCCGAACATCCCACCTCAGAAGGAAACTCAGTCGTAAAACAAGACCGTCTTCTTGGTAATTTGGCACCGTTTAGAGCCTTCGGAGACTTCAACTACAAATGGAAGGGAAGCGTCATCAAAGAGAAACTTATCCCAATATTTGGACCACTAGTATTGGCAGGGAACTACAATACTCCACCTTATCTTACTGCAAAGCCAGAAGTCACCCACCATCACCTAACACCACGAGATAAGTTTCTGGTAGTGGCTAGTGACGGGCTTTGGGAGCAGCTGCAGCCGCATAAAGTGGTGAAGTTGGTAGGACAGCACACAAGTGGAAAGCAAACCCTCGATCTTCTACGGCTTCCACGGCCACGAATTAGACTAGGGGATGTGTACGACATTCTTCTGATGCGACAGAAGGGGATGGAACAGAAGCCAATTGATACCAATGCCGCAACGCATCTGATTCGCAATGCTCTAGGAAGAACAGAACGTGGTATAGAACATAGTAAATTGGCGGCCATGTTGTCTCTTCCTCAGCAAGTTGTGCGCAGTTTTAGGGATGACATATCCATTGCCGTTATCTACTTTGACTCAGAGTTCCTCAGGCTCTCTCCTGCTTCCTAA